The Maridesulfovibrio ferrireducens genome has a segment encoding these proteins:
- a CDS encoding chemotaxis response regulator CheY, with product MAIDYSMKVLVVDDFATMRRIIKNILRQIGFTNIVEADDGTTAWEMLNKDDSIQFIVSDWNMPQMTGIEFLRKVRASEEFADLPFLMVTAEAQQENIIEAVQAKVSNYIVKPFTPDTLGQKINKIFEKL from the coding sequence ATGGCCATTGATTACTCTATGAAAGTTCTAGTTGTGGATGACTTCGCGACCATGCGCCGCATTATTAAAAATATCCTTCGTCAGATCGGTTTTACCAATATAGTTGAAGCTGATGACGGCACAACCGCATGGGAAATGCTGAATAAGGATGATAGCATTCAGTTCATCGTTTCTGACTGGAATATGCCACAGATGACCGGAATTGAATTTTTACGTAAAGTCAGAGCCAGCGAAGAATTTGCTGACCTGCCCTTCCTTATGGTTACAGCTGAAGCACAACAGGAAAATATCATTGAAGCTGTTCAGGCAAAGGTTTCAAACTACATAGTTAAACCCTTTACCCCTGACACTCTCGGTCAAAAAATTAATAAAATTTTTGAAAAATTATAA
- a CDS encoding FliA/WhiG family RNA polymerase sigma factor has translation METLSSSGKSFSSKNSPWLKLESGATDWEDFSSSDREAIVRHYSPKIRIIALRMKAKLPQNVELGELISAGSMGLVESLGKFRPELKIKFETYAESRIKGAMLDELRRLDWFSRGLRQKVKTIESSIRNLEHETGEKPTSEQIEEATGFSAKEVQQGLEALQTQFCISLDAFNDNIPSSHDAQFDNEPYQSAVFEETVDKVANLIDNLTPREKLVLSLYYGEELNMKETSEVMEITEGRVSQLHSQALTKLRKMFQEKYSTEP, from the coding sequence ATGGAAACATTAAGTTCTTCTGGAAAAAGCTTCTCTTCCAAGAACAGTCCGTGGCTTAAACTTGAGTCCGGGGCTACTGACTGGGAAGATTTTTCGTCCTCTGATCGTGAGGCAATAGTACGGCATTATTCTCCGAAGATCCGTATCATTGCACTCAGAATGAAAGCCAAGCTACCACAAAACGTGGAACTTGGTGAGCTCATCAGTGCCGGAAGCATGGGACTTGTTGAATCACTTGGAAAATTTCGTCCTGAACTTAAAATCAAGTTTGAAACTTATGCTGAAAGCCGCATAAAAGGGGCAATGCTTGATGAACTCAGACGATTGGACTGGTTTTCACGCGGCCTTCGCCAAAAAGTTAAAACCATTGAAAGCAGTATAAGAAACCTTGAACACGAAACCGGTGAAAAACCGACTAGTGAACAAATTGAAGAAGCTACAGGGTTTTCGGCAAAAGAGGTTCAGCAGGGCTTGGAAGCTCTACAAACTCAATTTTGCATAAGCCTTGACGCATTTAATGATAATATTCCTAGCAGTCATGATGCTCAGTTTGACAATGAGCCTTATCAGTCAGCTGTTTTTGAAGAAACAGTAGACAAGGTTGCAAATCTAATTGATAATTTGACGCCAAGAGAAAAGTTGGTATTATCTTTATATTACGGAGAGGAACTGAACATGAAAGAAACTTCTGAAGTAATGGAAATTACGGAAGGCAGAGTTTCTCAGCTTCACTCCCAAGCCTTGACAAAATTAAGAAAAATGTTCCAGGAAAAATATAGTACGGAACCCTAA
- a CDS encoding MinD/ParA family protein yields the protein MSSNLPMVFSVTSGKGGVGKTNISVNLACHLSRMGKKVLVLDADLGLANVDVLLGIAPKYNLFHLFHEGTSIRDVLYKTEFGFDILPASSGVSDMVSLSTGQKLDLLEAMDHLEEEIDYLIVDTGAGINENVLYFNLAVQERLLVLTPEPTSLTDAYALIKVMKLNHGVDKFKILVNMAPDMVTAKDIFKKLYMACDHFLSGVSLELTGVIPRDPKMREAVINQTPLCKLSPSSPACIKIGEAAKKITTWKSTSELDGNIKFFWKKLLFQEQSVA from the coding sequence ATGAGTTCTAATCTTCCCATGGTCTTTTCGGTCACCTCCGGTAAGGGAGGCGTAGGCAAGACAAATATTTCTGTAAACTTGGCCTGCCATCTCAGCCGCATGGGCAAGAAGGTTTTAGTCTTGGATGCCGATCTGGGACTGGCAAATGTGGATGTACTTCTCGGAATAGCTCCTAAGTACAACCTGTTCCACCTTTTTCACGAAGGAACCAGCATCAGAGACGTTTTATATAAAACAGAATTCGGTTTTGATATCCTTCCTGCCTCTTCAGGAGTCAGTGATATGGTTTCTCTTTCAACAGGACAAAAGCTTGATCTGCTGGAAGCAATGGACCATTTGGAAGAAGAAATTGACTATCTTATTGTTGACACCGGAGCCGGTATCAATGAAAACGTATTATACTTCAACCTCGCAGTTCAGGAACGACTTCTGGTGCTGACACCGGAACCAACATCTCTTACCGATGCCTACGCACTTATTAAGGTGATGAAACTGAACCACGGAGTTGACAAGTTTAAAATTTTGGTAAACATGGCTCCTGATATGGTCACAGCTAAAGATATTTTCAAAAAGCTCTATATGGCATGCGATCACTTCTTAAGCGGTGTTTCTTTGGAACTAACGGGAGTAATTCCCCGCGACCCTAAAATGCGTGAAGCTGTCATTAACCAGACTCCTCTGTGCAAGCTGTCTCCTTCCAGCCCCGCATGCATAAAAATCGGGGAAGCTGCTAAAAAAATTACAACATGGAAATCAACCTCTGAATTAGATGGAAACATTAAGTTCTTCTGGAAAAAGCTTCTCTTCCAAGAACAGTCCGTGGCTTAA
- a CDS encoding flagellar biosynthesis protein FlhF — protein MRVKTFRGSSTATVFAEIKAEFGDSAVILSNKSVEESGRKIHEIMVGVEGQEAPVQTRSTRDDVLGDAMNNIPEWNQEWNQIKGHMMALLKPQMNLNLLAPRQRLALEYLEREGVESKVIMSLFHELRQDPSKAILPVLENIAPVCSFDGGRWPQKFHALAGPHGVGKTSTIIRLALKEKKNNPGARICVASADQGQGKGRLVLRHYADLSGLEFKDLATREDFATLIGESHKFDRIFIDLPGLSGNAELESWLAVCGLNGACDIAVHLVMNPYFASAQYTAFLKKYRSSKLKSLIWTKLDESCSYGALVNTSFESGLPVSLLSYGSGLRNSLKGAVEKDFWRLIFKHQLPEKDEAVFAKAI, from the coding sequence ATGCGGGTAAAAACATTCAGAGGAAGCAGCACTGCAACAGTCTTCGCCGAAATCAAAGCAGAATTCGGCGACAGCGCTGTAATCCTCAGTAATAAGTCAGTTGAGGAAAGTGGACGCAAAATCCACGAAATCATGGTCGGTGTCGAAGGTCAGGAAGCCCCTGTCCAGACACGGTCCACCAGAGACGACGTACTCGGGGATGCCATGAATAATATCCCCGAATGGAATCAGGAATGGAATCAGATAAAAGGGCATATGATGGCTCTTTTAAAACCGCAAATGAACTTGAATCTCCTTGCCCCCCGCCAACGCCTTGCTCTTGAATATCTTGAGCGTGAAGGAGTTGAAAGCAAGGTCATCATGAGTTTATTTCACGAACTTAGACAGGACCCGTCAAAAGCAATTCTACCTGTCCTTGAAAACATAGCCCCTGTCTGCTCTTTTGACGGAGGACGTTGGCCTCAAAAATTTCATGCACTCGCTGGCCCGCACGGAGTAGGAAAGACATCTACAATCATAAGACTTGCTCTTAAAGAAAAGAAAAACAATCCCGGAGCACGCATCTGTGTAGCTTCTGCGGATCAGGGACAAGGCAAAGGACGACTAGTACTGCGCCATTACGCAGACCTTTCCGGACTTGAATTTAAAGACCTTGCAACAAGAGAAGATTTTGCAACACTTATAGGCGAAAGTCATAAGTTTGACAGAATCTTTATCGACCTGCCCGGACTTTCCGGAAATGCGGAACTTGAAAGCTGGCTTGCAGTCTGCGGACTAAACGGAGCATGCGACATAGCTGTCCATCTTGTAATGAATCCTTACTTTGCCTCAGCGCAATATACAGCATTTTTAAAAAAATATAGATCTTCAAAACTCAAAAGTCTTATCTGGACCAAACTTGATGAATCCTGCTCTTACGGTGCACTGGTTAACACCTCTTTTGAAAGTGGACTGCCAGTATCCTTGCTCTCATACGGATCAGGACTGAGAAACAGCCTGAAAGGTGCTGTTGAAAAAGATTTCTGGAGACTTATCTTCAAACACCAGTTGCCAGAAAAGGATGAAGCTGTATTCGCTAAAGCAATTTAA
- the flhA gene encoding flagellar biosynthesis protein FlhA, with product MAASKSKAVNINYERFAKHGDILLAAGVVIILFVMLIPLPTLIIDFMLTVSISLGLIILITSMFMQSPLEFSIFPSLLLVTTLLRLALNVATTRAILLHGDEGTSAAGNVIQSFGEFVVGGNYIVGVVIFLILFILNKKVIVAGTTRIAEVAARFTLDAMPGKQMSIEADLNSGLIDEEEAQNQRTQIRREADFYGAMDGAGKFVQGDVNASMMITFVNIIGGILIGVLQKGMHWADAAQTYTLLTIGDGLVSTIPSLIISTSAGIIVSRAAAEAKMGEEFLGQLTYHSRALKLVSVILVIFGIVPGMPTIPFLFLAGIVYAVSTLGRDDEEAKDKQEAKDKKSKKDIPSLDSPEEVQALLPLDQLELEVGYGLIPLVDEEQNGNLLSRIRSIRRQFALDMGVIVPSLHLRDNLQLKPGEYRVLIKGNVITSAEILIDHQLAMDPGDAKHRIKGIETVEPAFNLPAIWIPDSQKEEAMLAGYTVVDPSTVIATHLTEVFRRNLGEFLGRQETQELLDNLAKRAPKAVEDLVPNILQLGTVQKVLQNLVKENVSIRDMLTVVEALADYGPSIQDPGQLTEYVRSHMSRTIIKPYLASDGSLPILTFGPNVEARLNAAIRSSENGGFLALDPGAAQQLIQTVSVAAENVLDTDGQPVLLCAPQMRSHLAQLMVRFLPTIPIISQAEIPASVRIMSAGTVEF from the coding sequence ATGGCCGCATCAAAGTCAAAAGCAGTAAATATCAATTACGAAAGATTTGCCAAGCATGGCGATATTCTTCTCGCAGCAGGCGTAGTAATTATTCTTTTCGTCATGCTGATTCCTCTCCCGACACTCATAATTGACTTTATGCTGACTGTAAGTATCTCCCTTGGATTAATTATTCTTATTACATCCATGTTTATGCAGTCGCCTCTTGAATTTTCAATCTTTCCATCACTTTTGCTGGTCACAACTCTTTTGCGACTGGCTCTAAACGTTGCGACAACCCGAGCAATTCTTTTGCACGGAGATGAAGGAACATCTGCAGCTGGTAACGTTATTCAAAGTTTCGGTGAATTTGTCGTCGGTGGTAACTACATTGTCGGGGTTGTTATCTTCCTCATTCTTTTCATCCTGAACAAAAAAGTTATCGTAGCTGGTACAACCCGTATTGCTGAAGTCGCCGCAAGGTTCACACTGGATGCAATGCCGGGTAAGCAGATGTCAATTGAAGCCGACCTCAATTCCGGCCTGATTGATGAAGAAGAAGCTCAAAATCAAAGAACCCAGATCCGCAGAGAAGCTGACTTTTACGGAGCAATGGACGGTGCCGGTAAGTTCGTACAGGGAGATGTTAACGCCAGTATGATGATTACCTTCGTCAACATCATCGGCGGCATCCTGATCGGGGTCCTGCAGAAAGGTATGCATTGGGCTGACGCAGCGCAAACATACACACTCCTGACTATCGGGGACGGTCTTGTTTCTACAATCCCTTCACTGATTATTTCAACTTCCGCAGGTATCATTGTTTCACGCGCCGCAGCTGAAGCCAAGATGGGCGAAGAATTTCTCGGCCAGCTTACTTATCACTCACGCGCTCTTAAACTTGTATCCGTCATACTTGTAATTTTCGGCATAGTTCCCGGAATGCCTACAATTCCTTTCCTTTTCCTTGCAGGTATTGTCTACGCAGTTTCCACCCTCGGACGCGACGACGAAGAAGCAAAGGACAAGCAGGAAGCTAAAGATAAAAAATCGAAGAAAGATATTCCGTCTCTGGACAGCCCGGAAGAAGTGCAAGCCCTGTTGCCTCTGGACCAATTGGAACTGGAAGTCGGATATGGCCTCATCCCGCTGGTAGACGAAGAGCAGAACGGAAATCTTCTTTCCCGCATACGCTCTATACGTCGACAGTTCGCTCTGGATATGGGTGTCATTGTTCCGTCACTGCACCTGCGTGACAACCTTCAGCTCAAACCCGGAGAATACAGAGTCCTTATTAAAGGTAACGTCATCACTTCTGCTGAAATCCTTATCGATCATCAGCTCGCCATGGACCCGGGTGATGCAAAACATAGAATTAAGGGTATCGAAACTGTCGAGCCTGCTTTTAATCTGCCTGCTATCTGGATTCCGGACAGCCAGAAAGAAGAAGCAATGCTTGCTGGATATACTGTAGTCGATCCTTCAACTGTCATAGCAACACACCTTACTGAGGTATTCCGCCGCAATCTTGGAGAGTTCCTCGGACGACAGGAAACTCAGGAACTGCTGGACAACCTTGCGAAGCGTGCGCCTAAAGCCGTTGAAGATCTGGTTCCGAATATCTTACAGCTTGGAACTGTGCAGAAGGTTCTGCAAAACCTCGTCAAAGAAAATGTTTCAATTCGAGACATGCTGACAGTGGTTGAAGCATTAGCTGACTACGGTCCATCCATCCAAGACCCTGGTCAATTAACTGAATATGTTCGCTCACACATGAGCAGAACAATTATTAAGCCTTACCTTGCAAGCGATGGAAGCTTACCTATTCTGACCTTCGGCCCGAATGTGGAAGCACGACTTAATGCGGCAATCCGATCTTCTGAAAATGGAGGCTTTCTTGCACTTGACCCGGGAGCAGCTCAGCAGTTAATTCAAACCGTCAGCGTCGCAGCTGAAAATGTACTGGATACTGACGGTCAACCCGTCCTGCTCTGTGCGCCTCAGATGCGAAGTCACTTGGCACAACTGATGGTACGGTTCTTGCCTACAATACCTATAATATCACAAGCTGAGATTCCTGCGAGTGTAAGAATCATGTCTGCCGGTACTGTAGAGTTCTAA
- the flhB gene encoding flagellar biosynthesis protein FlhB: MQEDPSKTEKATPKRVDKSRDEGSVAKGQEMGKTMTLLAGVLALKYLMDFYYEQFYELFQWFLTKGFYLELDKSSVYTLFIWCSYKLAIILLPLLLFIALVAYLTVRLQVGSLWTTKVFEPKFSKMFNIMAGVKRLLFDVKTLVRLVKSLLLAIVVGIAPYIVIQQEMPNFIPLFHSDAHRLAVYMLEVGYKMVSYAMLPMMVIAIIDLVYTRWDYQENLKMTKDEVKDERKQAEGDPQVKMQMKQKMMAILQQRMMSDVPKADVIITNPTHYAIALRYDTLQAPAPQVLAKGMNKVAERIKEVARENNVPIRENKPLAQALYKQVEIGDVIPEELYQAVAAILAKLNRFKRK; the protein is encoded by the coding sequence ATGCAGGAAGATCCAAGTAAAACCGAGAAAGCGACTCCCAAGCGGGTAGACAAATCCAGAGATGAAGGCAGTGTTGCGAAAGGCCAGGAAATGGGTAAAACAATGACCTTGCTGGCCGGAGTTCTTGCACTTAAATACCTGATGGACTTCTATTACGAACAATTTTATGAGCTTTTCCAATGGTTTTTAACCAAAGGATTTTATTTAGAGTTAGATAAAAGTTCAGTATACACACTATTCATATGGTGTTCCTATAAACTGGCAATAATATTGCTCCCCTTACTTCTTTTCATTGCACTTGTAGCATATCTGACTGTTCGACTTCAGGTAGGAAGCCTGTGGACCACAAAAGTGTTCGAACCCAAATTCAGCAAAATGTTTAACATCATGGCTGGAGTCAAACGACTTCTTTTCGATGTAAAAACATTGGTCCGATTGGTTAAAAGCCTTTTACTTGCTATAGTCGTTGGAATTGCGCCATACATTGTAATTCAACAGGAAATGCCCAACTTTATTCCACTTTTTCACTCAGATGCACATAGACTTGCTGTATACATGCTCGAAGTGGGATACAAAATGGTCAGCTACGCCATGCTGCCAATGATGGTTATAGCTATCATCGACCTTGTGTACACTCGCTGGGATTATCAGGAAAATCTCAAAATGACCAAAGACGAAGTCAAAGATGAGCGAAAACAGGCTGAAGGTGACCCTCAAGTTAAAATGCAGATGAAACAAAAAATGATGGCAATTCTGCAGCAAAGGATGATGAGTGATGTCCCTAAGGCTGATGTAATTATTACCAACCCGACTCACTACGCAATTGCATTACGATATGACACTCTTCAAGCTCCTGCTCCGCAAGTTCTGGCAAAAGGCATGAATAAAGTAGCTGAAAGAATCAAAGAAGTAGCCCGTGAGAATAACGTTCCCATTCGCGAAAATAAACCTTTGGCACAGGCTTTGTATAAACAGGTTGAGATCGGTGACGTAATTCCGGAAGAACTGTATCAAGCTGTAGCTGCTATCCTTGCTAAACTTAATAGATTTAAGCGTAAATAA
- the fliR gene encoding flagellar biosynthetic protein FliR — protein sequence MNIFNFNPSDLMSFYLTFFRVSIVLFMLPFFGANSIPNMVKAALAVVMTIAIWPQVSFDGSLMPANPYNIALMILGELVLGLTLGIIIHVIFSAIQTGGNFIGVHMGLSMVNVLDPMTGVNEAVTAHFLYMCSILVFLSMNGHLYLISGLVDSFKYIPPGEIFINDTLVHQIMTISKELFVLAVKVASPIIASIFVVDLALALISKMAPQMNVLMLGFPLKIMVGFFFLSMVFSILSIFIAEFVHTLPAYMLNIIKAASPLDMPPLK from the coding sequence ATGAATATTTTCAACTTTAATCCTAGCGATCTTATGAGCTTCTATCTTACCTTCTTCAGGGTAAGTATTGTGCTGTTTATGCTACCTTTTTTTGGCGCAAATTCTATTCCGAACATGGTCAAAGCTGCACTTGCCGTAGTTATGACAATTGCCATATGGCCACAGGTTTCATTTGATGGATCCCTTATGCCGGCAAATCCATATAATATTGCCCTCATGATTTTGGGCGAATTAGTCTTGGGGCTAACCCTAGGAATTATTATTCATGTCATTTTTTCCGCAATTCAAACCGGTGGTAACTTTATAGGCGTGCATATGGGGTTATCAATGGTCAACGTTCTTGACCCCATGACGGGGGTAAATGAAGCTGTTACCGCCCATTTTTTATATATGTGTTCTATTTTGGTATTTCTCAGCATGAATGGACATTTATATCTCATCTCAGGACTAGTCGACAGTTTCAAATATATTCCTCCGGGTGAAATTTTTATCAATGACACACTGGTCCACCAAATAATGACCATTTCCAAGGAGCTTTTCGTTTTAGCCGTAAAAGTGGCCTCACCAATCATCGCGTCAATCTTTGTTGTAGACTTAGCTCTAGCTTTAATCAGCAAAATGGCTCCTCAAATGAATGTGCTTATGCTTGGCTTTCCTCTAAAAATTATGGTCGGATTTTTCTTCTTAAGTATGGTTTTCAGTATCTTATCCATCTTTATAGCTGAGTTTGTGCACACACTTCCTGCATACATGCTAAACATCATCAAAGCTGCCAGTCCGCTGGACATGCCCCCTCTAAAATAG
- a CDS encoding M23 family metallopeptidase: protein MLFKKYHIVIFKNPCDNARKFQIRGWTFFFIFALVAGLAGGNVLLWKYYENYSGLEINLAHAEKAVQEQKAQLLSLSQKMQNISQDLDRVRNFDSKLRVMINLDQGNVQNVAPKGGSTEPDFSTNYLPLYRQELLVRKMHDFLAQLSTEAKLEEVRQQEIIHSMRSKQDALDSTPSIWPLQGWVTSPFGWRSSPFTGKREYHKGLDISCPAGTPIYAPAQGTIAFVGVLGGYGRMIKMSHGANLSTRYAHLKRPTVKKGQVVTRGELIGYAGNTGRSTGPHLHYEVRLGGVPVSPMRYILN, encoded by the coding sequence ATGCTATTCAAAAAATACCATATAGTTATATTTAAAAATCCATGTGACAATGCTCGCAAATTCCAAATCAGGGGATGGACGTTTTTCTTCATCTTTGCCCTTGTAGCAGGACTTGCTGGAGGCAATGTATTACTTTGGAAATATTACGAAAATTATTCAGGTTTAGAGATAAATCTGGCCCACGCTGAAAAAGCTGTTCAAGAACAAAAAGCACAATTGCTGTCTCTTTCTCAAAAAATGCAGAATATTTCGCAGGATCTGGACCGGGTTAGAAATTTTGACTCTAAATTACGGGTTATGATTAATCTGGATCAGGGAAATGTTCAAAATGTAGCCCCAAAAGGGGGATCTACTGAACCTGATTTTTCTACAAATTATCTCCCGCTTTACAGACAAGAGCTTCTTGTCCGTAAAATGCACGACTTTCTTGCTCAACTCAGTACTGAAGCAAAGCTGGAAGAAGTAAGACAACAAGAAATAATTCACTCCATGCGTTCCAAACAGGATGCACTGGATTCAACTCCTTCTATTTGGCCCCTCCAAGGATGGGTAACATCTCCCTTCGGCTGGAGAAGCTCTCCTTTTACAGGCAAAAGAGAATATCACAAAGGACTTGATATCTCTTGTCCCGCCGGCACACCTATATATGCACCGGCACAAGGAACTATCGCCTTTGTAGGTGTTCTAGGTGGATATGGACGCATGATCAAAATGAGCCACGGCGCAAACCTTTCAACAAGATATGCACATCTTAAGCGTCCTACAGTTAAAAAGGGGCAGGTCGTAACCCGCGGCGAACTTATCGGCTACGCCGGTAACACAGGCCGCTCAACAGGACCTCACCTTCATTATGAAGTAAGGCTTGGCGGAGTTCCGGTCAGCCCGATGCGCTACATTTTGAATTAA
- a CDS encoding tRNA 2-thiocytidine biosynthesis TtcA family protein — MGKWGKLSYAQKKTVSTIGMLMQKTEMVHEGARLGIAVSGGVDSFVLIRAMLIRQAIIPMNIELMVLHVNPGFDPESHKPLTKWCEEYGLSSHIELTDYGPRAHGPENRNKSACFFCSKLRRKRLYELCGQYNLTHLAIGHTADDLVTTFHMNMYQNGRVQGLSASEPFFKGKLQMIRPALMLEKKYIKAAARQWELPIWKNNCPSNDATKRSYIYDRLQEEWQKNPVTRNNTFNALRRWQLDLNMKKQ; from the coding sequence ATGGGCAAATGGGGAAAATTGAGCTATGCGCAAAAAAAGACTGTCTCAACCATCGGCATGCTCATGCAGAAGACAGAGATGGTTCACGAAGGCGCTCGCCTCGGAATTGCCGTATCCGGTGGAGTTGACAGTTTTGTATTGATCAGAGCAATGCTCATCCGACAGGCCATTATTCCAATGAATATTGAACTAATGGTACTTCACGTTAATCCCGGATTTGACCCGGAAAGTCATAAACCGCTCACAAAATGGTGTGAAGAATACGGGCTGTCATCTCATATAGAACTGACTGACTATGGCCCAAGAGCTCACGGGCCGGAAAACAGAAACAAATCCGCCTGTTTTTTTTGCAGCAAACTTCGCCGCAAAAGACTTTATGAACTTTGCGGTCAATACAACCTGACACATCTTGCTATCGGACATACAGCAGACGATCTCGTTACCACTTTTCATATGAACATGTATCAAAACGGCAGAGTTCAGGGACTTTCCGCCAGTGAGCCTTTTTTCAAAGGCAAACTGCAAATGATCCGCCCAGCTCTCATGCTTGAGAAAAAGTATATCAAAGCTGCTGCGCGCCAATGGGAATTGCCCATCTGGAAAAACAACTGTCCTTCCAATGATGCCACCAAAAGAAGCTATATTTATGATCGCCTTCAAGAAGAGTGGCAAAAAAATCCAGTCACTAGAAACAACACTTTCAACGCTTTAAGACGCTGGCAGCTTGACTTAAACATGAAAAAGCAATAA
- a CDS encoding DUF4340 domain-containing protein: protein MLKRFLIFLALVAIICGAFYLSSPEMPMLLSEPVWPVVKSQQVDRVDVCRRGKDCFSLVRKVDGWNVVQQGWLTAPFAETAKVSALLDVLSQGQALRYIGHITEEDGQQYGLLAPKIRIATGGGQALSLTLGEEAPSGEGFFALNSQDQDELFILSNDFVRQCDFPAGYYFNLQLLSGSSDNISSISLGHGGAFLWTLVRQKDQFAFSFPASLAGKTASSGEIDLFLHSLMETPAKGLVPEASDLPGITVCSVEVLFNDKSLKKLEVFEVEGGKDYYLANSTVQNGFFVLSKEHVDQLNKTAFGMRKRSVLSLEIGKVGSIRVLQGNQTFVGIKSDKNWESFEDRKPLLGIDMSLWRLNELKFEAEPISELSSSAVKVMELELMNVDGSRIDKVLFFSDPELPSERCWLSLGDGSGYYHVSNKLLEDLQGQIPLRK, encoded by the coding sequence GTGCTGAAAAGGTTCTTAATTTTTCTGGCTCTGGTTGCCATTATCTGTGGAGCCTTCTATTTAAGTTCGCCTGAAATGCCGATGCTGCTGTCCGAACCGGTTTGGCCGGTTGTAAAGTCTCAGCAGGTTGACAGGGTCGATGTCTGTCGGCGTGGGAAAGATTGTTTTTCACTGGTGCGCAAAGTTGACGGCTGGAATGTCGTTCAGCAAGGGTGGTTGACAGCTCCCTTTGCAGAGACTGCGAAGGTCAGTGCACTTTTAGATGTTTTGTCGCAAGGACAAGCTTTAAGGTACATCGGGCACATAACCGAAGAAGATGGGCAGCAATACGGATTGCTTGCTCCTAAAATCCGCATAGCAACGGGTGGCGGGCAGGCTCTTAGTCTTACTCTCGGTGAAGAAGCTCCATCCGGTGAAGGTTTTTTTGCTTTGAATTCTCAGGATCAAGATGAACTCTTTATATTGAGTAATGATTTTGTTCGTCAGTGTGATTTTCCTGCAGGTTATTATTTTAATCTGCAATTACTGTCAGGTAGCTCTGATAATATTTCTTCTATTTCTCTTGGACATGGTGGAGCTTTTTTATGGACACTTGTTCGTCAGAAAGACCAGTTCGCCTTTTCTTTCCCTGCTTCTTTGGCTGGAAAAACAGCTAGTTCTGGAGAAATAGATTTGTTTTTGCATTCTTTGATGGAAACCCCGGCAAAAGGTCTTGTGCCTGAAGCTTCAGATCTTCCTGGTATTACGGTCTGTAGTGTTGAGGTTCTCTTTAATGATAAGAGTCTAAAAAAACTTGAAGTTTTTGAGGTGGAAGGCGGTAAGGATTATTACTTAGCAAATTCCACTGTTCAAAATGGTTTTTTTGTTCTTAGTAAAGAACATGTAGATCAGTTGAATAAAACAGCATTCGGTATGCGTAAGCGTTCCGTTCTTTCTTTAGAAATCGGAAAGGTCGGTTCTATACGTGTTTTGCAGGGTAATCAGACTTTTGTCGGAATTAAATCTGATAAAAACTGGGAGAGCTTTGAAGACAGAAAACCGTTGCTGGGTATTGACATGTCCTTATGGCGACTTAATGAATTAAAATTCGAGGCGGAACCGATTAGTGAGCTTTCAAGTTCTGCTGTAAAAGTAATGGAACTTGAACTCATGAATGTGGATGGCAGCAGGATCGATAAAGTTTTATTTTTTTCCGACCCTGAACTTCCATCCGAGCGGTGCTGGCTTTCACTTGGTGACGGCAGCGGATATTATCATGTATCCAACAAGTTGCTCGAAGATTTGCAAGGTCAGATTCCTCTCAGAAAATAG
- the rpoZ gene encoding DNA-directed RNA polymerase subunit omega has product MARITIEDCLAEVGNRFLIVQMAIKRVKQYREGYPPLVESKNKEIVTALREIAAGKVIPEDYHTFSGANPDSE; this is encoded by the coding sequence ATGGCAAGGATTACAATTGAAGATTGTCTGGCTGAGGTCGGTAACAGATTCCTGATTGTCCAGATGGCCATTAAAAGAGTTAAGCAGTATCGTGAAGGATACCCGCCTCTTGTTGAATCCAAGAACAAAGAAATTGTAACAGCCTTGAGGGAAATTGCCGCCGGTAAAGTTATCCCTGAAGATTATCACACATTTTCTGGAGCAAACCCGGATAGTGAATAA